A window of Chitinophaga sp. MM2321 contains these coding sequences:
- a CDS encoding DUF5060 domain-containing protein — MKLTARLLLLCSLLAVYSHSWADPVIHSVKKLNNTITQFERSAWEITLTAAYTNPYNQKQVSLDMLLVSPTGKPLLLPCYFDNGTWKARFTPQEAGIYQYTFRLTDSSAVTTTVNTRFTVQPGTGKGFLHKNDLWTFRFDNGELFRGIGENVAWESRSFEDDKWTYDYLLPSLARNGANFFRTWMCYWNLPLEWKKPHGTKRYQSSDAYFNPGAIKRMDELVDMCDSLGLYFMLSIDWHGHLMQGGGWNNSNYNQKNGGPAKDPADFFTMQAAQEQYKNKLRYIVARWGYSPSIAVWEFFNEVDNAAFTPQDSIIIPLGTIAQWHLEMSRYLKDIDPYQHLVSTSVSHRDIIGLNSIPYIDFNQKHIYKHTEKIPGIYPDYIQTYNKPYVVGEFGFRWEDQDVKYAKEANYDYKRGLWYGMFSPTPILPMSWWWEMFDNEKMTPYFRSVRMISDRMLRDGQGNFEKITVSAGTLEAYALKCGDSYYVYLLNHNDSTQTSSIRLSLPANYRLQQFSPATHSMENKTFAVADNDIRIPGFALAGKQETILIFSKDK; from the coding sequence ATGAAACTTACCGCAAGGTTATTGCTGCTTTGTTCCCTGCTGGCTGTTTACAGCCATTCATGGGCTGACCCGGTTATTCACTCCGTTAAAAAGCTAAACAATACCATTACACAATTTGAAAGATCAGCCTGGGAGATTACCCTTACAGCCGCTTACACGAATCCCTACAATCAAAAACAGGTAAGCCTGGATATGCTGCTGGTATCCCCCACCGGAAAACCACTGCTCCTGCCCTGTTACTTCGATAACGGCACCTGGAAAGCCCGCTTCACTCCGCAGGAAGCCGGTATCTATCAATATACTTTTCGTTTAACCGACAGCAGTGCAGTGACCACTACAGTAAATACCCGATTCACCGTGCAACCCGGTACCGGCAAAGGTTTCCTGCATAAAAATGATCTGTGGACTTTTCGTTTTGATAATGGTGAATTATTCCGCGGCATCGGTGAAAATGTAGCGTGGGAGTCCCGCAGCTTTGAAGATGATAAATGGACTTACGACTACCTGCTGCCATCACTGGCCCGCAACGGTGCCAATTTCTTCCGCACCTGGATGTGCTACTGGAACCTGCCGCTGGAATGGAAAAAGCCACATGGTACCAAACGTTATCAATCTTCCGACGCCTACTTCAATCCCGGCGCTATCAAAAGAATGGATGAACTGGTGGATATGTGCGATTCCCTCGGATTATATTTTATGCTTTCCATCGACTGGCACGGTCATCTCATGCAGGGCGGTGGCTGGAACAACAGCAACTACAACCAGAAAAATGGCGGCCCCGCAAAAGATCCGGCAGACTTCTTCACCATGCAGGCCGCACAGGAGCAGTATAAAAACAAGCTTCGCTACATCGTAGCCAGGTGGGGTTACAGTCCCAGCATTGCAGTGTGGGAATTTTTTAATGAAGTAGATAATGCCGCCTTCACACCACAGGACAGCATCATCATTCCACTGGGCACCATTGCGCAATGGCATCTTGAAATGAGCCGCTACCTGAAAGATATTGATCCCTATCAGCACCTGGTCAGCACCAGCGTTTCACACCGGGATATCATCGGTTTAAACAGCATTCCATACATCGATTTCAATCAGAAACATATCTATAAACACACGGAAAAAATACCGGGCATCTACCCCGATTATATACAGACCTATAACAAACCATACGTAGTTGGCGAGTTCGGTTTCCGTTGGGAAGACCAGGACGTGAAATACGCCAAAGAAGCAAACTACGACTATAAAAGAGGTTTGTGGTACGGGATGTTCAGCCCTACACCCATACTACCTATGTCGTGGTGGTGGGAGATGTTTGACAATGAAAAAATGACGCCCTACTTCAGAAGTGTAAGAATGATCAGCGACCGCATGCTGCGCGATGGGCAGGGCAATTTCGAAAAAATAACCGTGAGCGCCGGTACACTCGAAGCTTATGCGCTGAAATGCGGTGACAGTTATTATGTGTACCTGCTCAATCATAACGACAGTACACAAACAAGCAGTATCCGCTTGTCGCTACCCGCCAACTACCGGTTGCAGCAGTTTTCCCCGGCAACCCATTCCATGGAAAACAAAACTTTTGCTGTTGCTGATAATGATATCAGGATACCGGGATTTGCATTGGCAGGAAAACAGGAAACCATTTTAATTTTTTCAAAAGATAAATAA